The region AAATTTTCCATTGCAAACCCTCCAAATACCTATCTGTAGGTTTACCAGAATGAAATAAACCATACATGGGGAACATGTCGGGGAAGATGAATGGATTTTTGAGAATCACCGTAAAAGTTAGTCCTGTTAAAATCAATTATGAAAAGGTTTTTGAATGGGAGAGAATGGTACCGAATTGGGAGAAGGCAGCAGCATTCAGAATCTCCATAAAAAAGAAGCCGGGATTTCTGTCCGAGCTTCTTTTTTAAACGAGTTCTTTTACCATGGTGACATGGGGAATACCTGCGTCCATAAATTCACCTGAAACGACTTCATATCCAAGGCGTTTGTAAAAGTCAACTGCATGTGTTTGCGCATTCAGTTTGGCTTTGGTGAGCTGTCTTTGTTGAATCTTATCTTCCATTGCCAAAATCAATTGTTTACCATGCGCATTGCCACGGTATTCCAATAATACACAGATGCGTTCCAGTTTTCCATAACCTTCGACGAAACGGAGTCGGCTGGCCGCAATCAGCTTATCATTTTCATAACCGGTAAAGTGAACCGTTTCCGAGTCATGATCAAACTCGTCCAGCTCCTCTTCGGGCGGGACGTTTTGTTCATCGACAAACACCTTTGTGCGAATATCAAATGCCAACTGTTTGTGTGCATCTGACTCGGTAATTTTAATAATCATAGGCTTTCTTTTCCAAAAACAAATGATTCATAAACAGTCCATGTGCCGTTTTCAAGCTGATAAAGCAGGTGAAAACGATCAATTTTATCCTCCAGTTGAATATCTTTCATTTGCAGGCTGCCATAAACATCCGAATATTCATCATGTGAAAGTTTCTGGGCAATGGTGATATGCGGAACAAAGTTATATTCCATGTTTTCAGGGAATTTGCCTGTTTGCATCTTGTTGAACAAATCAATCAGCTCCTGAACCGGCTCGACTTTTAAATAGATGGTATTGGTTACAGGCGCAAACGTACTGACCTTGTTGACTTCCAGCTTAAATGGATCAGTGCTGTTGGCAATTCCTTTTAATTCAATAATCAAATCTTCAATTGTATTATCATCGGCTTCGAATGCTTCCTTAAGCGTTAAATGTGGTGGGATTGTCGAATAATGCGGATCGTAACGCTTTCTGTATGAGTTTATTTCGTCTTGGACAGGCTTTGATGGGAAAATGGCTATACCATATTTCATAAATAAAACCTCCTATTTTCCTAATTTAATTAATTACTGCATTTTTAGTCTATCTTTAATTATAACAAAAAATTATACAAAAAAGGAAGTAAAAATTCAAAAATTACGAACTATTTACTCAAACATCGTCGTTAATGCACGACTTAAATCTTTTTGCCAATATTTCCATGTATGTTCTCCATGTTCGAGTTCATGATAGCTGTAGCTGGCACCTGAATGCTTCAGAAGTTCATGGAGTCTGCGGTTGGGTTCGACAAAATCAAGTGTCTTGCCATCGGTTGTTTCGACTGCAGTCTCCGCCGTCCCGATTGTATGATAAATATCGATGGGATCAATACGTTTTGCTTCCTTAACGGATTTGATGACTGTTTCATCGACATATGGCGACTGCATAATCACATTGCTGAACGTATTCGGGTACTTTAATGCAGTCATGAGTGCGAGTGTTCCTGCGAGTGAATCGCCCATCAATGTACGTGACTGTCCCATATGATAAGTTGGTAGCAGATCATCAAGGAAAGGGACTGCTTCATGAACCAGAAATTTGATATAATCACGATTTTGTTCCCCATTTGGATGGTATTTTTTTCGGCGGTCAAATTTGTCTTTATAATGGATACCGACAAACACGGTATTGGCAATGTCTTCACTGCTGTGTAATTTATCACTTAATGTTGCCAGACGGCCAAGCTGATAATAGTCATTTCCATCATGAACGATGCATATATGATATTTATAGAGCGGTGAAAATGCTTCCGGCTGATAAAGTTTCAGCGTCATTGTCTCGTTTAAATAGCTGCTGTCGATTTCTTTGTCGACCATTGTTCCTTTGCGTCCGATTGAAAACAC is a window of Virgibacillus ihumii DNA encoding:
- a CDS encoding GNAT family N-acetyltransferase; the encoded protein is MIIKITESDAHKQLAFDIRTKVFVDEQNVPPEEELDEFDHDSETVHFTGYENDKLIAASRLRFVEGYGKLERICVLLEYRGNAHGKQLILAMEDKIQQRQLTKAKLNAQTHAVDFYKRLGYEVVSGEFMDAGIPHVTMVKELV
- a CDS encoding YjcG family protein gives rise to the protein MKYGIAIFPSKPVQDEINSYRKRYDPHYSTIPPHLTLKEAFEADDNTIEDLIIELKGIANSTDPFKLEVNKVSTFAPVTNTIYLKVEPVQELIDLFNKMQTGKFPENMEYNFVPHITIAQKLSHDEYSDVYGSLQMKDIQLEDKIDRFHLLYQLENGTWTVYESFVFGKESL
- a CDS encoding alpha/beta hydrolase, which produces MGRKGTMVDKEIDSSYLNETMTLKLYQPEAFSPLYKYHICIVHDGNDYYQLGRLATLSDKLHSSEDIANTVFVGIHYKDKFDRRKKYHPNGEQNRDYIKFLVHEAVPFLDDLLPTYHMGQSRTLMGDSLAGTLALMTALKYPNTFSNVIMQSPYVDETVIKSVKEAKRIDPIDIYHTIGTAETAVETTDGKTLDFVEPNRRLHELLKHSGASYSYHELEHGEHTWKYWQKDLSRALTTMFE